One part of the Dehalobacter sp. genome encodes these proteins:
- a CDS encoding tRNA (cytidine(34)-2'-O)-methyltransferase: MMTDSRLNIVLVEPEIPPNTGNIARLCAAVQADLHLVKPLGFSIDDKHLKRAGLDYWHLLKVHVYENFNDFETQNAEGQFFLATTKASKFYTDVEFPDRCYLLFGRETKGLAPEILQRYPDRQIRLPMRKDARSLNLSNSVAVIAYEVLRQWGFPGQV, encoded by the coding sequence ATGATGACAGACAGCAGGTTAAACATCGTACTAGTTGAACCCGAGATACCTCCCAATACAGGAAATATTGCCAGATTGTGCGCAGCTGTTCAGGCCGACCTGCATTTAGTGAAGCCGCTCGGCTTCAGTATTGACGACAAGCATTTAAAAAGAGCAGGACTCGATTACTGGCATCTCTTAAAGGTACATGTTTATGAAAATTTTAACGATTTTGAAACCCAGAACGCTGAAGGTCAGTTTTTTCTGGCCACGACCAAAGCGTCTAAGTTCTATACAGATGTGGAGTTTCCAGACCGCTGCTATCTGCTTTTTGGACGGGAAACGAAGGGGCTGGCGCCGGAAATCCTACAGCGCTATCCTGACCGGCAGATCCGCCTGCCGATGAGAAAGGATGCGAGGTCCTTAAATCTGTCCAATTCAGTCGCGGTGATTGCGTATGAGGTCCTGCGTCAATGGGGTTTCCCAGGCCAAGTGTGA
- a CDS encoding aconitate hydratase, with translation MKQNLTQKILSAHLISGELGAGGEIGIKIDQTLTQDATGTMAYLQFEAVGIPRVKTELSVSYIDHNTLQTGFENADDHAFLQSCASRFGVYFSRPGNGICHQVHLERFGKPGKTLLGSDSHTPTGGGIGMLAMGAGGLDVAVAMGGGEFYLPDPKVVKINLTGKLAPWVSAKDVILEVLRRLSVKGGVGKIFEYAGPGISMLSVPERATITNMGAELGATTSVFPSDEQTRIFLKAQGRENDWIPLEADADAVYDEEIFIDLSALKPLAAQPHMPDNVAAVSSLKNIKVNQVAIGSCTNSSYRDLMTAAAILKGKVVDPSVSLVIAPGSRQVLTMLANNGALTDLLDSGARILESACGPCIGMGQSPSSGAVSLRTFNRNFEGRSGTADAGVYLVSPEVAAASALTGYFTDPRTLGPAAEIPMPENFRVDDSLIIPPGSPDTTIVRGPNIKPLPIAPKLRPDLELPVVIKLNDNITTDDIMPAGAKILPLRSNIPALSEYVYSKIDAGFSARARQLGQSIILAGQNYGQGSSREHAALVPMYLGVRVVLAKSFARIHKANLINFGILPLTFVNESDYDLIKDDSKLIFTNLTEALSNSEEFDILLSGKNASIRVSHNLTERQIGIILAGGLLNYTKEAGK, from the coding sequence ATGAAACAAAACTTAACACAAAAAATATTATCCGCCCATCTCATCTCCGGTGAACTTGGGGCCGGAGGAGAAATCGGCATCAAGATAGATCAGACTTTAACACAGGATGCCACAGGAACTATGGCTTATCTTCAGTTTGAAGCCGTTGGCATTCCAAGAGTCAAAACAGAATTATCTGTCAGCTACATCGATCACAACACACTGCAGACGGGTTTTGAAAATGCTGACGACCATGCTTTTCTCCAAAGCTGCGCTTCCCGCTTCGGGGTTTATTTTTCGCGTCCCGGCAACGGGATCTGCCACCAGGTCCATCTTGAGCGTTTCGGAAAACCTGGTAAAACCCTGTTAGGCTCGGATAGTCACACCCCTACCGGCGGCGGAATCGGCATGCTAGCCATGGGTGCCGGCGGCCTTGATGTTGCTGTAGCCATGGGCGGCGGCGAATTCTATCTGCCTGACCCGAAAGTTGTCAAAATCAATCTAACCGGAAAATTAGCTCCGTGGGTGTCCGCCAAAGATGTCATTCTGGAAGTCCTGCGCCGCCTGTCCGTCAAAGGCGGTGTCGGCAAGATCTTTGAATATGCCGGTCCTGGCATCTCTATGTTAAGTGTCCCCGAAAGAGCTACCATCACCAACATGGGCGCCGAGCTCGGTGCAACGACCTCTGTCTTCCCGAGCGATGAACAGACCCGGATCTTCCTGAAAGCCCAGGGCCGCGAAAACGACTGGATTCCGCTTGAAGCCGACGCCGATGCAGTATACGATGAGGAAATCTTTATCGACCTTTCTGCCTTGAAACCGCTTGCAGCTCAGCCGCATATGCCTGACAACGTCGCCGCTGTAAGCTCGTTAAAAAATATTAAAGTCAACCAGGTAGCAATCGGCAGCTGTACGAATTCTTCCTACCGCGATCTGATGACCGCCGCCGCCATCTTAAAAGGCAAAGTGGTCGATCCGAGCGTCAGCCTGGTGATCGCTCCCGGCTCCCGTCAAGTTCTGACCATGCTGGCCAATAACGGCGCGCTAACCGATCTGCTTGATTCCGGAGCCAGAATATTGGAATCGGCCTGCGGACCCTGTATTGGCATGGGCCAGTCCCCTTCCTCAGGTGCCGTCTCCTTAAGAACCTTTAACCGCAACTTTGAAGGGCGCAGCGGAACTGCGGACGCCGGCGTATATCTGGTCAGCCCGGAAGTCGCTGCTGCCAGTGCGCTGACAGGTTACTTTACCGATCCCCGCACACTGGGCCCTGCTGCTGAAATTCCCATGCCGGAAAATTTCCGGGTCGATGATTCGCTGATTATTCCGCCCGGTTCTCCGGACACCACCATCGTGCGTGGTCCAAATATCAAACCGCTGCCGATTGCTCCGAAGCTTAGGCCGGATCTGGAGCTTCCCGTCGTCATCAAACTGAATGACAATATTACCACAGACGATATCATGCCTGCAGGCGCCAAAATCCTGCCGCTCAGATCCAATATTCCTGCCCTTTCCGAATATGTTTACAGCAAGATTGATGCCGGATTCTCAGCCAGAGCCAGACAGCTCGGTCAAAGCATCATTCTGGCCGGTCAGAACTACGGTCAGGGCTCCAGCCGCGAACATGCCGCACTGGTTCCGATGTACCTCGGTGTCAGAGTTGTCCTGGCCAAAAGCTTTGCCCGGATTCATAAAGCCAACCTGATTAATTTTGGCATCCTGCCGCTTACTTTTGTCAACGAAAGCGACTACGACCTGATTAAGGACGACAGCAAACTTATCTTTACAAATCTGACTGAAGCCCTATCAAACTCCGAAGAATTTGATATCTTGTTAAGCGGAAAAAATGCTTCCATCAGGGTCAGCCATAACCTGACTGAACGCCAGATTGGAATCATCCTAGCCGGAGGCTTGCTGAACTATACCAAAGAAGCCGGCAAATAA
- a CDS encoding HD domain-containing protein gives MNKVFAAIDIAANAHKNQVRKGTNTPYITHPYAVGMILQKEGCAEDIVVAGILHDTVEDTIINSEYLRNKFGNKVALIVEGCSEPDKSLPWEERKEHTIEYLKTAIPVIKAVACADKLHNVLTMLEDYQKEGEKLWTRFNRGREKQEWYYRNLVQSFMHPPVDDDFKKLYLTFAKAVSDLFDPKPDKQEEDQTFSIS, from the coding sequence ATGAACAAAGTATTCGCCGCAATAGACATCGCAGCAAATGCCCATAAGAATCAGGTCAGGAAAGGGACCAATACGCCCTATATTACACACCCGTATGCAGTTGGAATGATCCTGCAGAAAGAAGGATGTGCGGAAGACATTGTTGTTGCTGGGATCCTGCATGATACCGTTGAGGATACCATTATTAATTCGGAATATCTCCGTAATAAATTTGGCAACAAGGTTGCCCTGATCGTAGAAGGATGTTCGGAGCCGGACAAATCGCTACCGTGGGAAGAACGCAAAGAACATACCATTGAATACCTGAAAACGGCGATACCGGTGATCAAGGCCGTAGCCTGCGCCGACAAGCTGCATAATGTTCTGACGATGCTGGAAGACTATCAAAAAGAAGGAGAGAAGCTTTGGACGCGGTTTAACCGGGGCAGGGAGAAGCAGGAATGGTATTACCGTAATCTCGTACAAAGCTTTATGCATCCTCCGGTGGATGATGATTTTAAAAAGCTTTATCTTACCTTTGCGAAAGCCGTCAGCGATCTTTTTGATCCAAAACCGGACAAGCAGGAAGAGGATCAGACTTTTTCTATCAGCTGA
- a CDS encoding DUF3006 domain-containing protein: MKGVIDRFEGSVAVVEFDGNNRKNINFTDLPAGIKEGDVVVFNDGKWQLDENQTARLKAEIDILARDVFE, encoded by the coding sequence ATGAAGGGTGTTATTGATCGTTTCGAAGGCAGCGTCGCCGTGGTGGAGTTTGATGGCAACAACAGAAAGAATATTAACTTCACTGATCTTCCTGCGGGGATTAAGGAAGGCGATGTCGTCGTATTTAATGATGGTAAATGGCAGCTTGATGAGAATCAAACAGCCAGACTGAAAGCGGAAATTGATATACTGGCCCGTGATGTATTCGAGTAG
- a CDS encoding MBL fold metallo-hydrolase has product MKKQKRLLLTILCLIVLVLLGYSSLNGSSVTFLDQSQQTATVVEDQKGTLSSNPNSSNTGSDADIASVSGILQVHFIDVGQADCILIKAPSGKTMLIDAGNNEDAEAVTSYIEKQKISRLDIVVGTHPHEDHIGGLDAVIDTFKIGQVIMPGKTHTTETFKDVLSAVKNKGLKITSAKTGVKLDLGDGVTAVVLAPNGSDYENLNNYSAVIRIAFGSTSFLFTGDTGEVSESEMLRNVSTYALRSTVLKVGHHGSSDATSESFLDLVDPEYAMICVGKENDYDHPAQDTLDKLKNRGVKVFRTDLDGTIVAVSDGSEVTFHTLEIASK; this is encoded by the coding sequence ATGAAAAAGCAAAAAAGATTACTTCTAACGATTCTTTGCCTAATCGTACTAGTTTTACTTGGTTACAGCTCACTGAACGGCAGCTCAGTAACTTTTTTGGATCAGTCGCAGCAGACAGCGACTGTGGTCGAAGATCAAAAAGGTACGCTGTCGTCAAATCCGAATTCCTCCAATACCGGCTCAGATGCGGATATTGCTTCAGTCTCAGGCATCCTTCAAGTCCATTTCATTGATGTCGGGCAGGCGGATTGCATTCTAATCAAAGCCCCTTCGGGGAAAACCATGCTGATCGATGCAGGGAATAATGAAGATGCAGAAGCGGTTACCTCGTACATAGAAAAACAAAAAATAAGTAGACTGGATATTGTCGTTGGCACTCATCCTCATGAGGACCATATCGGGGGTCTTGATGCCGTAATCGATACCTTTAAAATCGGGCAAGTCATCATGCCGGGCAAAACACATACGACTGAAACGTTCAAGGATGTACTTAGCGCGGTGAAAAATAAAGGCCTCAAAATAACATCGGCGAAAACAGGTGTTAAGCTGGACTTAGGGGACGGTGTGACTGCCGTTGTACTCGCTCCGAACGGTTCAGATTATGAGAATCTGAACAATTACAGTGCTGTGATTAGGATAGCATTCGGCAGCACTTCTTTTTTATTTACCGGTGATACCGGAGAAGTGTCAGAGTCGGAAATGCTGCGGAATGTGAGCACGTATGCTCTGAGGTCGACGGTCCTAAAAGTTGGTCATCATGGCAGCAGCGACGCAACATCCGAGTCCTTTCTGGATCTGGTAGACCCTGAATATGCAATGATTTGCGTCGGGAAAGAAAATGATTATGATCATCCTGCACAGGATACACTGGATAAGCTAAAGAATAGGGGAGTCAAGGTATTCAGGACGGATCTGGATGGGACGATTGTTGCGGTATCCGATGGATCAGAAGTGACATTTCATACGCTGGAGATTGCATCAAAATAA
- a CDS encoding DUF3788 domain-containing protein translates to MQWCDQFNVNHEPSFEDIKQFIGKGEPLWSELLSYIERAYQVKPKTTYSKCSGQPGWNVKYQKGSKSLCTLYPMEGYFIALVVVGNKEEEETEMALGTFTPFVQGLYLKTAFSCGGRWLMIKVDDRSVLDDVKSLIAIRVRPKGEKGAQ, encoded by the coding sequence ATGCAGTGGTGTGATCAGTTTAATGTAAATCACGAACCATCTTTTGAAGACATTAAGCAATTTATTGGTAAAGGTGAACCGCTTTGGTCGGAGCTGCTTTCCTATATTGAAAGAGCCTACCAGGTGAAGCCCAAAACAACTTATAGCAAATGTTCCGGCCAGCCAGGCTGGAATGTTAAATATCAAAAGGGAAGTAAATCATTATGTACGCTTTATCCGATGGAGGGGTATTTTATTGCGCTAGTCGTGGTAGGAAACAAAGAGGAAGAAGAGACAGAGATGGCGTTGGGTACATTTACGCCATTCGTGCAAGGCCTGTATCTCAAAACAGCTTTTTCCTGTGGCGGACGTTGGTTAATGATCAAAGTAGATGACAGGTCAGTCCTTGATGATGTAAAGAGCCTAATTGCCATAAGGGTAAGGCCAAAAGGTGAAAAGGGAGCTCAATGA
- a CDS encoding Lrp/AsnC family transcriptional regulator codes for MLSEDDRRLLHILSQDCRLTVEDLAIQTGLTADYIKKKIKQWEDDKVIAKYGILINYDQLEEDRVTALIDVKVLPQRGNGYDKIAQRFQKFSEIKSVYLMSGDFDLCIIIEGRNMHEIAQFVSDKLSPLDVIQSTSTRFILRRYKQDGIEFHGEEERPQRLMITP; via the coding sequence ATGTTGTCCGAAGATGATCGGCGCCTCCTTCATATCCTGTCCCAGGACTGCCGTCTGACTGTGGAAGATTTAGCAATTCAGACCGGCCTGACAGCGGATTATATTAAAAAGAAAATTAAACAGTGGGAAGATGATAAGGTCATCGCCAAATACGGTATCCTTATCAATTACGACCAACTGGAAGAAGACAGGGTTACTGCATTAATTGATGTCAAAGTCCTGCCCCAGCGCGGCAATGGCTACGATAAAATTGCCCAGCGGTTCCAAAAGTTCAGTGAGATTAAATCCGTTTATCTGATGTCTGGGGATTTTGACCTTTGCATCATTATCGAGGGCCGTAACATGCATGAAATCGCCCAGTTTGTTTCCGATAAATTGTCTCCCCTGGATGTAATCCAGTCAACTTCAACCCGCTTCATTCTGCGCAGGTATAAGCAGGATGGCATAGAATTTCACGGAGAGGAAGAGAGACCGCAGCGTCTCATGATAACGCCATGA
- a CDS encoding aminotransferase class I/II-fold pyridoxal phosphate-dependent enzyme yields MKQYLSPLALNLKPSGIRKFFDLAATVDGVISLGVGEPDFATPWVMTEAAIFSLEQGQTMYTSNAGLIELRRELSKYMAKHQGLDYNPDEEILITVGASEAIDLAMRALIVPGDGVLIPDPSFVAYAACAEISGAEVHYVKTSAEHDFRLQVEDLQMAYTPNCKILVLSYPNNPTGAVMTREDLLPIARFASENDLIVISDEIYSDLNYGGEHTPFASLPYMWNRTLHVSGFSKAYAMTGWRIGYVAGHPDLIQAMLKIHQYTIMCAPIMAQVAALEGLKSGETAKQEMVMEYDRRRRIMVHGLREMGLTCFEPLGAFYVFPDITATGLNSEEFAEQLLKEEKVAVVPGTAFGPAGEGHVRCSYAYSTQQLQEALTRMARFVKKRIS; encoded by the coding sequence ATGAAGCAATACTTATCACCACTGGCTTTAAATCTGAAGCCATCAGGAATACGAAAGTTTTTTGACCTGGCCGCTACCGTGGACGGTGTAATCTCCCTCGGCGTCGGTGAACCGGACTTTGCAACTCCCTGGGTCATGACGGAAGCTGCTATTTTTTCCCTGGAGCAAGGCCAGACCATGTATACCAGCAACGCAGGTCTGATCGAACTTCGCAGGGAATTATCCAAATATATGGCTAAACACCAAGGCTTAGACTATAATCCCGACGAGGAAATCCTGATCACCGTCGGCGCCAGCGAAGCGATCGATCTGGCGATGCGCGCGCTGATAGTGCCGGGTGACGGCGTGCTGATCCCTGATCCCTCTTTTGTGGCCTATGCTGCCTGTGCGGAAATCTCCGGCGCAGAGGTTCATTATGTTAAAACAAGTGCAGAACACGATTTCCGCCTGCAGGTCGAAGACCTTCAGATGGCTTATACGCCAAACTGCAAGATTTTGGTTCTGTCTTATCCAAATAACCCTACCGGCGCAGTCATGACCAGAGAGGATTTGCTGCCGATTGCCCGGTTTGCATCCGAAAACGATCTCATCGTCATTTCCGACGAAATTTATTCAGATCTAAACTACGGTGGAGAGCATACGCCGTTTGCATCGTTGCCTTATATGTGGAACCGCACGCTTCATGTCAGCGGCTTCTCCAAGGCTTATGCGATGACTGGCTGGCGGATCGGCTACGTAGCCGGGCACCCTGACCTGATTCAGGCTATGCTGAAAATCCATCAGTATACTATCATGTGCGCCCCGATCATGGCGCAGGTCGCCGCACTGGAAGGGCTGAAATCCGGAGAAACGGCCAAACAGGAGATGGTGATGGAATATGACCGCCGCCGCCGGATTATGGTCCACGGCTTAAGGGAAATGGGGCTGACCTGCTTTGAACCATTGGGGGCTTTCTATGTCTTCCCCGACATCACGGCTACCGGACTGAATTCTGAAGAGTTTGCCGAACAACTGCTGAAGGAAGAGAAAGTCGCCGTCGTTCCGGGTACAGCTTTTGGTCCGGCCGGCGAAGGACATGTCCGCTGTTCCTACGCCTACTCAACGCAGCAGCTGCAGGAAGCATTGACCAGAATGGCCCGGTTTGTTAAGAAAAGA